The Cloacibacterium sp. TD35 region TGGTGACCAATTATACCAGATGGATTTTAGAGAAATGATAGATTTCCACATTCAAAATGTTGGAGACATCACCATTGCTACCATTCCTGTAAACAGCAAAGATGCTACTGGTTTTGGTATTTTAAAAGCGAATGACGAAAACCAAATCACATCTTTCGTAGAAAAACCATCTGCAGATGTATTACCAGAATGGAATTCTGAGGTTTCTGATGATATGAAGCAACAAGGCAGAGATTACCTTGCTTCTATGGGGATTTATGTATTCAATAAAAAAGTTTTGAGAAAAATGTTTGAGGAAGACAAAGGAGATGACTTTGGCAAAGACCTCATCCCAAATGCAATCAATAACGGGTATAATACGCTAAGTTATCAATACGAAGGCTATTGGACAGATATAGGAACCATCGGTTCTTTCTTCGAAGCGAATATGGATTTAACCAATGAATTGCCAAAATTCAACATGTTTAGCAATTCACCTATTTACACAAGACCTAGAATGTTGCCACCTTCTAAAATAAATGGTTCTTTCGTAAATAAAGCCATTTTTGCAGATGGATGCATCATCATGGCAGATAAAATAGAGCATTCACTCATTGGGAACAGAACCAGAATAGAAAAAGGAAGTACTGTAATTCGTTCTTATATTATGGGAGCAGATTATTATCAAAGTCCTGAAGACATGGCAGAAAATGATGCCAAGGGAATTCCAAACATCGGGGTAGGTAAATTCTGCTATATAGAAAATGCTATTTTAGATAAAAACTGTCATATTGGGAACAATGTAAGGATTATAGGTAGCAAACATTTGCAAGATGGAGATTTCAAAACCCATTCTATAAAAGACGGAATAATCGTGGTAAAAAAAGATGCCATCATAAAAGATGGAACAGTGATACCATAGAGTTTTTTTATTTTTAGAAAATCGGGCTTGTAATTTTTTTGCAAGCCCGATTTTTAATTCTAAATTTGCTCAACTAAAAATTAAACAAATGAAAAAAATCAAATTTTTATTCACCGTAATGGCTGTGTTTTTTATGAGTCAAGTCGTTTCTGCGCAAACCAGTGAGTGGAAAGAAAAAACAGAGTTTCATAAAATTATGAGCCAAACGTTTCACCCTGCCGAAGAAGGAAATTTTGCACCAGTTAAAAGCAGAATAGATGAAATGGAAACCAAAGCTATTGCTTTCAAAAACTCAGAAATTCCTGCAGATTTCGGTAATAAAGAAGCTATTAAAAAATCTTTGAAAAAATTAGTGAAAGAAACGAAAGCTTTCAATAAAAAAATTAAGTCTGGAGCATCAGATGAAGCCCTTAAAAATGATTTTATGGCACTTCATGATACGTTTCACACGATTGTAGGACTTTGCAAAGCAGAAGACGAACACGAACATTAATCTATAAATATATGTAATGAGTAATGAGCAAAAGATTACATTTGCTGATTACTCATTATTATTTTAAACTATAATATGCGTTGGTATAAATTTGTAATTTATATAAGTATCTTTTTATTTTCGGTGTATGCCATTTCTATGCTTTTTTTTGAAGAAAGCAAAAGTTTTACTGTAGAAAAAGAAATTAATTATCCTATAGAAAAGGTTTTTCCGCAGTTTAACAATTTACAGAATTTCACCCAATGGAATGAATTTTTTCTTTCAAAAGAAGATTACACTTTCGCATTTTATACACCTTACGAAGGGCAAGGCTCTTCTTTGAATTATCAAAGCAAGAAAAATCAATCTGATTATGGAGATTTCTTTATCCGTTATGAGAATCCCTTTTCTACTCTTAAATATCAACTCTTCGAAGGAAAAAACGATAATCCATACAGCATTAATGTAAAATTTGTACCACAAGGAAACAAAACCAAGGTCATTTGGTTTGTTCACACCCCTAGATTGCCATTTTTGAAACGTTCGCTTAACTTACTTTCAGAAGATTTTGTAGCAGGAAATATAGACCAATCTATGGCAAATTTATCTCAACTGTTGAGTGGGAAAGTAGACAAAGAAATCTTACTTTCTAAAATTAAGTATGACACACTCATGGTCGAAAAGCAAGACGGCCAGTTACTTTTGGGGATTAATGTTTCTACAGTAAACAAAAAAGGGGATTTAATTAAAAATATAGAACTGAATCATAATAAAGTGATTAGTTTGGTAACCAGAGATTTAGTTAAAAAAGAAGATGAATTCGGTGTTCCACTTTTGATTACAGAGCCAGGAAGTTACAAAGAAAAAGAGGTTTCTTATTTCTATGGAGTTCCCGTGAAAAAAAGAGAAGGACTGTCTGATAATAATTTCAACTTTCGTACATTGAATGCCTCAGAAAACTACATCATGTATTATAAAGGCAGATATGAAAATAGAGTAAAAGCCATTGCTCAACTCTTGCAAAAAGCTCAAAAAGACAGCATGAGAAATGGTCAGTTGCAAGAAACTTTCATAGAAGCTCCGAATGCAAAAAAGGAAGTCACCATAAAAATTTCTTTACCAGTCTACAGATAGCGAAAAAACATCTTTTTTAACTACTTTTTAACATAATTTAATTTTATTTAACGATTTTTTAGGTTGAATAAATTTTTATTATGTAAACTATACCTTTTAACCACATTTTTAAGTTCCTTTATTCGCTTTTTTTTAGTAATTTTGCCTAAACTATACTTCTAACAAAGAAAAAGGCAGAAAATGGACAGATTTTCATTTCTAAATGCAGCACATTCTCAATTTATTGAAGATTTATATCAGCAATATTTAAAGTACCCAGATTCTATAGAACCTTCGTGGAAATCATTTTTCCAAGGTTTTGATTTTGCAATAGCAAATTATGGTGACGATGAGGTTTCTATTACCCAATTAGCTTCTAATGTAGTCGCTACTGGGAATATTCCAGAA contains the following coding sequences:
- a CDS encoding glucose-1-phosphate adenylyltransferase, whose product is MKPSVISIVLGGGRGSRLFPLTDKRSKPAVPIAGKYRLVDIPISNCLNSGFNRIMVLTQFNSASLNSHIKNTYHFDIFSKGFVDILAAEQSTDNESWYQGTADAVRQSMRHLDKYDYDYILILSGDQLYQMDFREMIDFHIQNVGDITIATIPVNSKDATGFGILKANDENQITSFVEKPSADVLPEWNSEVSDDMKQQGRDYLASMGIYVFNKKVLRKMFEEDKGDDFGKDLIPNAINNGYNTLSYQYEGYWTDIGTIGSFFEANMDLTNELPKFNMFSNSPIYTRPRMLPPSKINGSFVNKAIFADGCIIMADKIEHSLIGNRTRIEKGSTVIRSYIMGADYYQSPEDMAENDAKGIPNIGVGKFCYIENAILDKNCHIGNNVRIIGSKHLQDGDFKTHSIKDGIIVVKKDAIIKDGTVIP
- a CDS encoding polyketide cyclase, giving the protein MRWYKFVIYISIFLFSVYAISMLFFEESKSFTVEKEINYPIEKVFPQFNNLQNFTQWNEFFLSKEDYTFAFYTPYEGQGSSLNYQSKKNQSDYGDFFIRYENPFSTLKYQLFEGKNDNPYSINVKFVPQGNKTKVIWFVHTPRLPFLKRSLNLLSEDFVAGNIDQSMANLSQLLSGKVDKEILLSKIKYDTLMVEKQDGQLLLGINVSTVNKKGDLIKNIELNHNKVISLVTRDLVKKEDEFGVPLLITEPGSYKEKEVSYFYGVPVKKREGLSDNNFNFRTLNASENYIMYYKGRYENRVKAIAQLLQKAQKDSMRNGQLQETFIEAPNAKKEVTIKISLPVYR